One genomic region from Spirosoma sp. KCTC 42546 encodes:
- the xseB gene encoding exodeoxyribonuclease VII small subunit yields MTYQEAYDQLTTLVDEIENDEVPLDELPGKIRLAAELIAFCQERLRAVETEYQEVIERLPKR; encoded by the coding sequence ATGACTTACCAGGAAGCTTACGACCAACTAACTACGCTGGTTGATGAAATAGAAAATGATGAAGTGCCACTCGATGAGCTACCAGGTAAAATCAGACTGGCCGCCGAGTTGATTGCGTTCTGTCAGGAGCGGTTGCGTGCCGTCGAGACGGAGTATCAGGAAGTTATAGAACGGTTACCCAAGCGATAA
- a CDS encoding tryptophan-rich sensory protein — MKNSSFWRIATAALAVGSIIYTTVSSNRSRQESKERKESEQGGLAYEYDVPEEYERVFEKNMIVPDGWTFGVVWSTIYSGLTAMMVHQALPSQEHNPRYQKALPWWWTSWALNAIFGRFFSQNDPRSIVISDLTTKFNLPAALALHQSLEIGKTDVPSPEKYLRIPVSLYAGWLTAATVVGTPNTILTLNAWKPDEERDEPVAAGILAATAGAGYLIARRLNDPWYMVPFVAGFTGIATRDWQKQPVVGWTAAILAAAYAGLLTYWLPQGKFHEYDNGVIYDAEAEVLAGPVETKEPYQAQIARERMKPIEAEGLD, encoded by the coding sequence ATGAAAAACTCATCATTTTGGCGAATTGCCACTGCTGCCCTTGCCGTTGGCAGTATCATCTACACGACCGTATCGAGCAATCGGTCACGGCAGGAAAGTAAAGAACGCAAAGAATCTGAACAGGGTGGTCTAGCCTATGAGTATGATGTTCCGGAAGAATACGAACGCGTTTTCGAGAAAAACATGATCGTTCCGGACGGCTGGACTTTTGGTGTTGTCTGGTCAACGATCTATTCTGGCCTGACCGCAATGATGGTTCACCAAGCCCTTCCTTCGCAGGAGCACAACCCACGTTACCAGAAAGCTTTGCCCTGGTGGTGGACCAGTTGGGCGCTCAACGCTATTTTTGGCCGGTTCTTTTCTCAGAATGACCCACGAAGCATTGTTATTTCCGACCTCACAACGAAGTTTAACTTACCAGCGGCTTTAGCCTTACACCAAAGCCTGGAAATCGGTAAAACGGACGTTCCCTCGCCCGAAAAATACCTTCGTATTCCGGTAAGTCTATATGCGGGCTGGCTCACAGCCGCCACAGTAGTTGGTACGCCTAATACCATATTAACGTTGAACGCCTGGAAGCCTGACGAAGAACGCGACGAACCGGTAGCAGCGGGTATCCTGGCCGCTACCGCGGGGGCGGGTTACCTCATTGCCCGGCGACTTAACGATCCCTGGTATATGGTACCGTTCGTAGCTGGTTTTACTGGTATTGCCACCCGCGATTGGCAGAAACAACCTGTTGTAGGCTGGACAGCCGCTATTTTGGCCGCAGCCTATGCTGGTTTGCTGACCTACTGGCTTCCACAAGGCAAGTTTCATGAGTATGACAACGGTGTCATCTACGATGCAGAAGCCGAAGTACTGGCAGGGCCCGTTGAAACGAAAGAACCTTATCAAGCCCAAATTGCCCGAGAGCGCATGAAGCCAATCGAAGCTGAAGGGCTGGATTAA
- a CDS encoding OmpA family protein has protein sequence MNLFANLTNVLNSDVLSRIATYIDEPAEKTSKAINGLVYTIVGGLMKRTTSEIGVNQLYNHIQKGRYDGTLTENLTTVLRDPALTNTLITQGNDVISHLLPAMKSSIGSMISGYAGIRNSSAIALLGLTTTIVLHVLGKQVKDQKLDADGLATSLFSERDAFVNAVPDDFMPQLVEKVGLHQVVAGLAMPARRSTTESSGRSTTTATRPVISYEAPDDSDSENETLTKWGVGALIAVALAVGGYYLYQNTQKYSDGQEEARDVTTVTTDTIQADTVARSLAVPKEPTVKTAPKSTSATATTSLAGVTPVMSTSALTQQMAPYLGNAALPKGRVFPLTGITFQPGSLSMTASGQATVGELATILKTYPRLQVQLVGYANDAKGDLTNKSLSFKRVNQIKQQLMSSGIDFVRIDAIGRGTGVAKNDTSGIAKPTLRKIDLKVVVK, from the coding sequence ATGAATTTATTTGCCAATCTAACGAATGTATTAAACTCGGACGTTCTGTCGCGTATTGCTACGTATATTGACGAACCCGCCGAAAAAACCAGTAAAGCCATTAATGGGCTCGTCTACACCATTGTGGGTGGACTGATGAAACGCACAACCAGCGAAATTGGCGTTAATCAGCTCTATAATCATATCCAAAAAGGACGATACGACGGTACTCTGACAGAGAATTTAACAACTGTATTACGCGATCCGGCCCTGACCAATACGCTTATTACGCAAGGTAACGACGTGATCAGCCACTTACTGCCTGCCATGAAAAGCTCAATTGGCAGTATGATCTCAGGCTATGCTGGTATTCGTAACTCGTCGGCCATTGCCCTATTGGGCTTAACGACTACCATTGTGCTCCATGTGCTGGGCAAGCAGGTAAAAGACCAAAAATTAGATGCCGATGGGCTAGCTACTTCGCTGTTTAGCGAACGGGATGCATTTGTCAATGCAGTGCCCGACGATTTTATGCCCCAGTTGGTTGAGAAAGTAGGGCTCCATCAGGTTGTTGCTGGGCTGGCTATGCCTGCACGACGATCAACCACTGAATCATCAGGCCGCTCAACCACTACTGCGACCCGTCCAGTCATTAGTTACGAAGCACCCGATGATTCTGACTCTGAAAATGAAACACTAACGAAATGGGGTGTAGGTGCATTAATAGCCGTAGCACTGGCTGTTGGTGGTTATTATCTGTATCAGAATACCCAAAAATATTCGGACGGACAGGAGGAAGCCCGTGATGTTACCACCGTTACGACCGATACCATTCAGGCAGATACTGTTGCACGATCACTGGCAGTTCCTAAAGAACCAACCGTCAAAACGGCCCCCAAGTCAACTTCTGCCACCGCTACAACCAGCCTGGCAGGTGTTACACCCGTTATGTCTACCAGCGCTTTAACGCAACAAATGGCACCTTATCTGGGCAATGCGGCACTACCTAAAGGTCGTGTATTTCCACTCACAGGCATAACATTCCAGCCCGGTTCGTTATCAATGACGGCCAGTGGGCAGGCAACGGTTGGGGAATTAGCCACTATTCTGAAAACATACCCCCGTTTGCAGGTACAACTTGTAGGCTATGCCAATGATGCGAAAGGTGATTTAACTAATAAGAGCCTGTCGTTCAAGCGAGTCAATCAGATCAAGCAGCAATTAATGTCGTCGGGCATTGATTTTGTTCGCATTGATGCCATTGGCCGCGGAACGGGCGTAGCTAAAAACGATACATCAGGTATTGCGAAGCCAACGCTACGAAAAATTGACCTGAAAGTGGTGGTTAAATAA
- a CDS encoding DUF4238 domain-containing protein yields the protein MAKKKGQSQHIVPKVYLEGFTKQNGKFFKLRIDLDKRPNPREFHPSQVCYRPDYYKFENNSFLTKYKINDLNILENYGFLYENTLGNIIEKISSAPCLSFEDVSILSEALLDIKLRNDYFRKSIYNTEHVGQVFDKVVEELIIAEDKINPLLQAGNITFDRFIEIKEKIKENIVPNASYQKDLHNSSILQNKIAHNSVRQDIINKITRANWIVLETTMNHQFITSDNPGFCMDSSSHIHNTKFGEDFAFFFPLNPYKTLLISSFVKEENSSHTSSVKNLKYILVNQDWVKGINQGIMHMAVREIYAAHEQSLLTTWYSINKPFLSI from the coding sequence ATGGCAAAGAAAAAAGGGCAGAGTCAGCATATTGTCCCAAAAGTATATTTAGAAGGCTTCACAAAACAAAATGGCAAATTTTTCAAATTGAGGATTGATTTAGATAAACGACCTAACCCAAGAGAATTCCACCCTTCTCAAGTTTGCTACCGGCCAGACTATTATAAATTTGAGAACAATTCTTTTCTTACCAAATACAAGATTAACGATTTGAATATTCTCGAAAATTACGGATTTCTCTACGAAAATACACTGGGGAATATCATAGAAAAAATTAGCAGTGCTCCTTGCTTGTCATTTGAAGATGTCTCTATTTTATCCGAAGCTTTATTAGACATTAAGTTAAGGAATGATTATTTCAGAAAATCAATTTATAATACTGAGCATGTTGGACAAGTATTTGATAAAGTAGTTGAAGAGCTTATAATTGCAGAAGATAAAATAAATCCATTACTTCAAGCAGGCAATATTACTTTTGATCGCTTTATTGAAATCAAGGAAAAAATCAAAGAAAATATAGTACCAAATGCGTCTTATCAAAAAGACCTACATAACAGTTCTATATTACAAAACAAAATAGCCCATAACTCTGTAAGACAAGACATTATAAATAAAATAACCAGAGCAAACTGGATTGTATTAGAAACAACTATGAACCATCAATTCATAACATCTGATAATCCAGGTTTTTGTATGGATAGCTCTAGTCATATTCATAACACAAAATTTGGAGAAGATTTCGCCTTCTTTTTCCCATTAAATCCATATAAAACTTTACTAATATCATCATTCGTAAAAGAAGAAAATTCATCCCACACATCTAGCGTAAAAAATTTAAAATACATTTTAGTCAACCAAGATTGGGTAAAGGGTATAAACCAAGGTATTATGCATATGGCTGTTAGAGAAATTTACGCAGCTCACGAACAATCACTATTAACAACATGGTACTCGATAAATAAACCTTTTTTATCAATATAG
- a CDS encoding Bax inhibitor-1/YccA family protein gives MESQSYPERQHPFLTADQVKREQAAFMTQVYGWMTVALLVTASVSVWVASTPAVLELIFGNRLVFYALLIGEVLLVISLSAAVQRVSARTATAMFLGYAVMNGLTLASIFMLYTGGSIASTFFVTAGTFGSMSAFGYFTKRDLTSMGGFLMMALIGLIIASVVNIFWQNETLYWIATYAGVLIFVGLTAYDTQKIKEMNVIGNAGTDEERKGAIMGALRLYLDFINMFLYMLRLFGRRR, from the coding sequence ATGGAATCACAATCCTACCCTGAACGCCAGCACCCTTTTCTGACAGCCGATCAAGTGAAACGAGAGCAGGCTGCTTTCATGACACAAGTTTACGGTTGGATGACCGTTGCCCTGCTTGTTACAGCTTCAGTCTCTGTTTGGGTAGCCAGCACCCCCGCCGTACTGGAGCTCATTTTTGGCAATCGGCTGGTTTTTTATGCCTTGCTCATTGGCGAAGTGTTATTGGTTATCTCGCTATCGGCGGCAGTGCAACGGGTATCGGCACGAACCGCAACGGCCATGTTTCTGGGTTACGCCGTTATGAATGGACTGACGCTGGCGTCGATTTTTATGCTCTATACCGGTGGGTCAATAGCCTCGACGTTCTTTGTCACAGCCGGGACATTTGGATCCATGAGTGCCTTTGGTTATTTCACCAAACGTGATCTGACCTCAATGGGTGGTTTTCTAATGATGGCCCTCATTGGACTGATCATTGCCTCGGTCGTAAATATTTTCTGGCAGAACGAAACGCTGTATTGGATCGCGACCTATGCCGGTGTACTGATCTTTGTTGGCTTGACCGCCTACGACACCCAGAAGATCAAGGAAATGAATGTTATCGGCAATGCTGGTACCGACGAAGAGCGTAAAGGAGCCATCATGGGGGCGCTACGGCTCTACCTGGATTTCATCAATATGTTTCTCTACATGCTACGCCTGTTCGGGCGCCGACGGTAG
- a CDS encoding transposase — protein MANTYTQLYAQLIFAIKGRQNLIACAHKAELHQYITGIVQKREQKLLAINAMPDHIHCFIGFAPSLTLSDLVRDIKSSSSGFIKEKGWCKQSLGKKVMVHLPMDNHRFTM, from the coding sequence ATGGCAAATACGTACACACAATTATACGCTCAACTTATCTTCGCAATAAAAGGCCGCCAAAACCTGATTGCTTGCGCACACAAAGCGGAACTACATCAATACATAACCGGCATCGTACAAAAACGAGAGCAAAAACTACTGGCTATTAATGCGATGCCGGATCACATTCATTGCTTCATTGGTTTTGCACCTTCACTTACGCTTTCAGATTTGGTTCGCGATATAAAATCGTCATCATCAGGTTTTATCAAAGAGAAAGGGTGGTGTAAGCAATCGCTTGGCAAGAAGGTTATGGTGCATTTACCTATGGACAATCACAGGTTCACGATGTGA
- a CDS encoding M48 family metallopeptidase → MKRIIITLFLVVGLAGVSQAQTNANQGLMQALMEAIGSATLSDAQVAELSRQAIVEMDAKNPVAAANDPYTVRLNKIVSRHHTISGIPVNYKVYKVADVNAFATADGSVRVFKGLMDIMTDNELLAVMGHEIGHVVNHDTRDGMKSALRRSAVRDAVGSTSGKLGELSRSQLGDIADGLLGAKFSRQQETEADDYSYGFLKRYGYNVLALATSFEKLAKLSGGQGGPTFLSSHPDSQARAQRVRDRARRDGLAR, encoded by the coding sequence ATGAAACGTATTATCATCACACTATTTTTGGTAGTTGGGCTTGCTGGAGTAAGCCAGGCTCAAACGAATGCCAATCAGGGATTGATGCAGGCACTTATGGAAGCTATTGGTTCGGCTACCCTGTCTGATGCCCAGGTTGCTGAACTTTCGCGGCAGGCGATTGTCGAAATGGATGCTAAAAATCCAGTAGCCGCTGCCAATGATCCCTATACAGTACGACTAAATAAAATTGTTAGCCGCCATCATACGATTAGTGGAATTCCCGTCAATTATAAAGTCTATAAAGTGGCTGATGTTAATGCGTTTGCAACAGCCGACGGCAGTGTGCGTGTTTTTAAGGGCCTGATGGACATCATGACCGATAATGAGTTACTGGCTGTCATGGGACATGAAATCGGCCATGTTGTCAACCATGATACGCGCGATGGTATGAAAAGTGCCCTCCGGCGCTCCGCCGTACGGGATGCCGTGGGTTCAACATCGGGTAAATTAGGGGAGCTATCCCGATCACAATTAGGCGATATTGCTGACGGTCTGCTGGGTGCCAAGTTTAGTCGCCAGCAGGAAACCGAAGCCGATGATTACAGCTATGGGTTTCTGAAACGCTATGGCTATAACGTTTTGGCCCTGGCGACATCCTTTGAGAAATTAGCCAAACTGAGTGGCGGGCAGGGAGGGCCAACATTCCTGTCATCACACCCCGACAGTCAGGCCAGAGCGCAACGCGTGCGTGACCGGGCCCGTCGGGATGGACTGGCCCGGTAG
- the clpB gene encoding ATP-dependent chaperone ClpB — MDFKNYTIKAQEVVQKASEIALGNGQQGIETGHLLQAILSEDENVVGFIAKKTGINLQNTNAALQAILTTYPKVSGGNGSVYLSNDTAAALAKASSYTKEFGDEFVSVELMLLGLMGGKDQIATLLKDAGFNEKQTKAAINELRKGNSVKDQNAEAKYQSLERFSINLNERARTGKIDPVIGRDEEIRRVLQILSRRTKNNPILLGEPGVGKTAIVEGLAQRIVSGDVPENLKTKTIVSLDMGLLIAGAKYKGEFEERLKAVIKEVTDSDGQIILFIDEIHTLIGAGAGGEGAMDAANLLKPALSRGELHTIGATTLKEYQKYIEKDKALERRFQAVMVDEPDMPDAISILRGIKEKYELHHGVRIKDDAVIAAVELSTRYITDRFLPDKAIDLMDEAAAKLRLEMDSVPEELDELNRRIMQLEIEREAIRRENDKEKETVLNKQIEDLSEQRNSLKAKWETEKASVNEGRTLKEELDKLKLEADQAERSGDYGKVAEIRYGRIPEIENKLNSLAKEGSDKDSSDRMMQEEVTADDIAEVVAKWTGIPVSKMLQSDREKLLNLEKELGKRVAGQAEAIEVVADAVRRSRAGMQDPKRPIGSFIFLGTTGVGKTEVARTLAEYLFNDENALVRIDMSEYQERHAVSRLIGAPPGYVGYDEGGQLTEAVRRKPYSVVLLDEIEKAHPDVWNILLQVLDEGRLTDNKGRVANFKNTIIIMTSNIGSHLIQEKFAEDEGWNHSLVLEEAKSAVLELLRQTIRPEFLNRIDEIVMFEPLTKANIRKIVDIQFRGIKQRLAENGIQLDATDEALTKIGEEGFDPQFGARPLKRVLQRRVLNELSKSILSGEVKKDSVVLMELNNDGEIAFTNLDAHIENL, encoded by the coding sequence ATGGACTTTAAAAATTACACCATAAAAGCACAGGAGGTCGTACAGAAGGCGTCGGAGATTGCCCTCGGTAACGGCCAGCAAGGTATCGAAACGGGACATCTGCTTCAGGCTATTCTGTCGGAAGACGAAAACGTAGTTGGTTTCATTGCGAAAAAGACTGGGATCAATCTACAAAATACAAATGCGGCTCTACAAGCTATTCTGACCACCTATCCCAAAGTTTCGGGAGGCAACGGCAGCGTGTACCTGAGCAACGATACGGCCGCGGCCCTGGCCAAAGCCAGCAGCTATACCAAAGAATTTGGCGACGAGTTTGTGAGCGTCGAACTGATGCTGTTAGGACTAATGGGCGGCAAAGATCAAATTGCAACCTTATTAAAAGATGCCGGTTTCAACGAAAAACAAACGAAAGCGGCTATCAACGAACTTAGAAAAGGAAACTCGGTGAAAGACCAAAACGCAGAAGCGAAGTATCAATCTCTGGAACGTTTCAGTATCAACCTGAACGAACGTGCCCGCACGGGTAAAATTGACCCGGTGATTGGCCGTGACGAAGAAATCCGGCGGGTGCTGCAAATCCTGAGCCGCCGAACCAAGAATAACCCAATTCTGCTCGGCGAACCGGGCGTTGGTAAAACCGCCATTGTGGAAGGACTTGCCCAACGGATCGTATCGGGCGACGTTCCTGAAAACCTGAAAACTAAAACCATCGTCTCGCTCGACATGGGCTTGCTAATTGCGGGTGCCAAGTATAAAGGCGAGTTTGAAGAACGTTTGAAAGCCGTTATCAAAGAAGTAACGGATTCGGATGGACAAATTATTCTGTTCATCGATGAAATTCACACACTCATTGGCGCGGGTGCCGGTGGCGAAGGAGCCATGGATGCGGCAAACCTGCTCAAACCTGCTCTGTCTCGCGGGGAACTGCATACGATTGGTGCGACTACGCTGAAAGAGTATCAGAAATACATTGAGAAAGATAAAGCGCTGGAACGTCGGTTTCAGGCTGTTATGGTCGATGAGCCCGACATGCCTGATGCTATTTCGATCCTGCGAGGTATCAAAGAGAAATACGAATTGCACCACGGGGTCCGAATCAAAGACGATGCCGTAATTGCCGCTGTTGAACTTTCGACGCGCTACATCACGGACCGTTTTCTACCGGACAAAGCTATTGACCTGATGGACGAGGCAGCTGCCAAACTCCGCCTGGAGATGGACTCCGTACCCGAAGAACTCGATGAACTGAACCGACGCATCATGCAGTTGGAAATTGAGCGGGAAGCTATCCGTCGCGAGAACGACAAGGAAAAGGAAACCGTACTCAACAAACAGATCGAAGATCTTAGTGAACAACGAAATAGTCTGAAAGCCAAATGGGAAACCGAAAAAGCATCGGTCAACGAAGGAAGAACGCTGAAAGAAGAGCTTGACAAACTGAAGCTGGAAGCTGACCAGGCCGAACGCTCGGGCGATTATGGCAAAGTAGCCGAAATTCGCTACGGCCGTATTCCCGAAATTGAGAATAAGCTAAATTCCCTGGCTAAAGAAGGTTCTGATAAAGACTCATCGGATCGGATGATGCAGGAAGAAGTGACTGCCGATGATATCGCCGAAGTAGTGGCAAAATGGACCGGCATTCCGGTTTCTAAAATGCTGCAAAGCGACCGGGAGAAGTTGCTCAACCTGGAAAAAGAACTTGGCAAACGCGTAGCCGGACAAGCTGAAGCGATTGAAGTCGTGGCCGATGCGGTTCGTCGGAGCCGGGCTGGCATGCAGGACCCGAAACGACCTATTGGTTCGTTTATCTTCCTCGGTACTACAGGCGTTGGTAAAACCGAAGTGGCCCGGACGCTGGCCGAGTACTTGTTCAACGATGAGAACGCCCTTGTGCGGATTGATATGTCGGAATACCAGGAACGCCACGCCGTTAGCCGACTGATTGGTGCTCCTCCGGGATACGTGGGCTACGACGAAGGGGGGCAGTTGACTGAAGCTGTTCGTCGGAAACCCTACTCGGTAGTGTTGCTTGACGAAATTGAAAAAGCCCACCCCGACGTTTGGAACATCCTGTTGCAAGTGCTCGACGAAGGCCGCCTGACCGACAACAAAGGCCGTGTAGCGAACTTCAAGAACACGATCATCATCATGACCTCCAATATCGGTAGTCACCTGATTCAGGAGAAGTTTGCCGAGGACGAAGGCTGGAACCACTCGCTGGTGTTGGAAGAAGCGAAATCGGCCGTGCTGGAGTTGCTTCGGCAGACCATTCGCCCCGAGTTCCTGAACCGGATTGATGAAATCGTAATGTTTGAGCCGCTGACGAAAGCCAACATCCGCAAGATTGTGGACATTCAGTTCCGGGGCATTAAGCAACGACTCGCCGAAAACGGCATCCAGCTCGACGCTACCGACGAAGCGCTGACCAAGATTGGCGAAGAAGGTTTCGACCCACAATTTGGTGCCCGTCCGCTGAAACGCGTGTTACAACGCCGGGTGCTCAACGAACTCTCGAAGAGCATACTGTCGGGCGAAGTCAAGAAAGATTCCGTTGTATTGATGGAGTTGAACAACGACGGCGAGATTGCCTTTACGAACCTTGACGCGCACATTGAGAATTTATAA
- a CDS encoding SDR family oxidoreductase, translating into MNTGTGKTALITGASSGIGQELAKLFAQDGYNLVLVSRSDDKLDRLAEVFKSNYGTQQITVIGKDLATEDAAQDVYNQVKAKDITVDVLVNDAGVGLYGLFATDTDWEREKAMIHLNVLTLTQMTKLFLYDMLARNEGKILNLASLLSITPTPLMAVYAGTKAYVYNFTQSLINEVKDTNVTITALLPNATDTDFFHKAGAENTKVTDEVQDPVMVAKAGYDALMAGKSKAIPGGLKNKSYEVMSYVAPQEALAAVMRGKMAQKPEPEEKEPTISLAWGIGFGIAVVAGIALTIGYKNTSDFQKARYRYKAKSAGNAISDTLSSVLDTVVETVADAYQNTKAKAEKIVAKTEDVEEEVAA; encoded by the coding sequence ATGAACACAGGAACAGGAAAAACCGCTCTGATTACAGGTGCCTCTAGTGGTATCGGTCAGGAACTCGCCAAACTGTTTGCACAGGACGGCTATAATTTAGTACTCGTATCTCGCAGCGACGACAAGCTGGATCGCCTTGCCGAAGTCTTCAAAAGTAATTACGGTACGCAGCAGATCACGGTCATCGGTAAAGACCTGGCTACGGAAGATGCCGCTCAGGATGTTTACAATCAGGTTAAGGCAAAAGACATTACGGTCGATGTGTTGGTCAACGATGCCGGGGTTGGGCTGTATGGTCTCTTTGCCACCGACACCGACTGGGAACGAGAGAAGGCAATGATTCACCTCAACGTGCTGACATTGACTCAGATGACGAAGCTGTTTTTATACGATATGCTCGCGCGAAACGAAGGTAAGATTCTGAATCTGGCCTCCTTACTCTCCATTACGCCTACCCCACTCATGGCCGTTTATGCGGGAACCAAAGCCTACGTCTACAACTTTACGCAGTCACTTATTAATGAGGTGAAAGACACTAACGTGACGATTACGGCCTTATTGCCTAACGCTACGGACACCGACTTCTTCCATAAGGCTGGCGCTGAAAATACCAAAGTAACGGATGAAGTTCAGGACCCCGTTATGGTAGCTAAAGCAGGCTATGATGCACTCATGGCGGGTAAATCTAAAGCCATTCCAGGGGGCCTGAAGAATAAGTCGTATGAAGTAATGTCTTACGTTGCTCCACAAGAAGCTCTGGCGGCTGTTATGCGTGGTAAGATGGCGCAAAAGCCTGAACCAGAAGAAAAAGAACCCACCATTTCCCTGGCCTGGGGCATTGGATTTGGTATAGCCGTAGTGGCAGGCATTGCCCTGACCATCGGTTATAAAAACACCAGCGATTTTCAGAAAGCCCGTTATCGGTACAAAGCTAAATCGGCAGGGAACGCAATATCCGATACGCTGTCGTCTGTTTTGGATACAGTTGTTGAAACTGTTGCTGATGCGTACCAGAACACGAAGGCTAAGGCGGAAAAGATTGTTGCAAAAACGGAGGATGTTGAAGAGGAAGTAGCTGCCTAA